DNA sequence from the Hemitrygon akajei chromosome 8, sHemAka1.3, whole genome shotgun sequence genome:
ATCTTGCGTGTAAAGAAATTTCCATTTTGAGTTTTAAATTGGCTAAACTAATGAGATAAGAATTTAATTCCTTAATATTATGCACCAATCCCCAGGTGAAATTAGTTTGAATCCCAAGTGTGAAAACAGAGGGAAGAAGGGCAAGTCAAGTTATGTTTACTTACACAAAAGGTAATACAAGATGGTGGGATAGGAGAGGTGCTACATCTGCTACAATTTGTGTCCTGATCACAGCCAGCTAAATCTACAAGTATTTGCAAACTGAACTTTGCTTCAGAGCTGTTATCTGAGGTGTAGAAGTTCGGTAACTCAGCACCTCCTGGCACTAAATATGTACCTTCACTCAAATGCCAAAAATAAACAGTTAGAAATGGAGAATTTATATTGGGAgtttttttccaaagttggccaAGGGCATACATTAAACAAGTCAGGGGACCTGTTGACTTGTATCAAATCCAGAAATGTTTTTCAACAAATATTGAATAAAAATGTGGGAAATAATCAACTCTTCAGCACTAATATCTCTTACTGGCTAAATATTGTGCTCCAAGTAAAATTTCAACATAAAATAACGCTTCAGAATCTGTTGTAGTTTAAGTTCTGCTTTACATCTTCCGTAATTCTGATAGATTTACTATTTAAGTACTTCAGCAAAATTAAAGAGGATGAAGGGCCACGTGGTTAAAGTTAATTTATAATCAATGAACTGGTTGAATTAAATTATATTTTTCTGTGTTCTAAATATGAAACAATACCATGCAACATGGAACATAATAAAAATGTTTCTATTTCTTAAAGTGAAAATATGAAGAATCTTACCATCTTGAGATTTGAATTCCAAAGCTacaaaaagaaatttaaaaagtatttaACAAACAATGACATTAAGTACCAAGATGAATTATATAATTCTCTAAATTAATTTCTCCTACCCTGATTCTGAAGGTCTTTTTGGTCATTGAACAATCTTGTTACTCTCTCCATTAACTCCCATTTTTCACAACATCCTTTATAATTTACAAAGTTTCGTGCCAGTATTTCTTTTAACTGGCGCACTGAGAGAGCTTCAACATCTTCGGCACAAGTCAAGTCTGATAAAGAGGCTCTGTGTCGGCCTGGTACAATTACTTCCTCTGAATCGGACTAGAATAAAGCCAAACAAAAACTGAGCAATTAAAGATAGACAGACCTGCAATAACAGTACCTCATCTATACAATGATTCAGTACAATTTTACAGCAAATTCTCCAAACTCAATTAAACAGATATGGGGTAATGAAATTAGCAAAAAAATGAACTTTTGCCCAAGCTGCTtaagcctttccttcatcaatgagGGGAATGTAGATGTTGCAACCATATGAGTGTTAAACTCTCCACTTCAGTCTGATACATTCATTTATTCAACAAAGTGCTCAGGAAGAGCAACACTTGTTTATCCATAATATACTTTTTACAATTTGGTACAGAAGTTTGTAAATAACTAATCTACTGGGCCTTTAGGTGAGCAGAATCAACAGTGATTTAGGATGGCAGTCCTTTGGTCACAGGCTGGACATAATTGAGGTCAACTCAGACAACATCCTTCCAAGTAGGGAAAGCTTCTATTGTTACTGCAGGCTGATTTTTCCTGTTCTTGAAAATTGTCACCACTAGAGCATCTCAGATTTCTTTGCCATATCCTTTCTAGATGTGGCAGAGGTTATGGATTGCTAATTGAAGTTCCTTACCATCAAGTTTTGGAACTTTAGCAAGGGCTGCTTTTCCTCTCCTTCTATCACAACTACGGAAAAGGATAAACTGAATTTAAATATTCTGATATGTGACAATACTGATTGAATCATTAACATTAATCTTAAACTTATGGTCACTAACAAGCAGTTTCAGAAAAACCTCCAAGATCTTTTAACTCCTCCATACTTAGTCATGTCTACTGTAAGTGGCACTGCCCCAGAATGCCATGGTTATATCTTTTTCACAGATAATTTCACTCATGGCACAGCTACATTCTTTAATACTcaaaaataacatttaaaaaatcAGTCCAACTAATTTGTTAAACTTCAGAGTGCCAAAATGGCAATTGGAAATTTGCTTTTATGCTCAGTGATAGAGTCTGACACAAAAATTAAAGTAAAATGACTGGTTTGTTAGGAAAGAAAACATTACATAAAAGGTAAAAGGGAACTTAAGGAACAAGCTACAGAGCTTTTATTTATACATTTTATTTGTCTAGTGTAATTATAAAAGCATTTAACATGGAAGCCAAAATCTTTTTAAATATTTAGCTCAAGAGAATGGTTACTGTTGAAGGGATGAAATTATTTATTAGCTTGAGCAAAATTAATTAGACCACAATAAAAACAGACTAATTCTCTGTGAAAATATGGTCAATGTACATTTAATATATCACTGATCCCCATACAAAATAACTAATGTGACTGCTAATCCATTTTATCAGTGCTGGTAGAACTTGCGGTAAATATTTAACTTACCTCATTCTCTTCAGCTTGTGCCAAAGTCTCATTCTGATTGTCTGCAGTCACTTCTGCATTCGCCTATATATGCACAAACCAAATTAATACTTCATATACATTATTTATATCTCAGCAAAACAAGCATTAAAGCTCAAGATGGAAATACCAGATCACAAGATTTCACTTTTTCAATTTTTCTGCAACTAGTACAAAAATTTTTATCCTTGTTCTGCTTCAGTCAATTGACTCATAAGATGTTATCAAAAGAAAACGTACCAGGTTTGCTTCCTGAGAATGTCTTGGGTTATTTGGGTTGGCTGCTCCATATGGTGGGGGAGCATCATGTGAGGTAGAAGCCACTGTTGCTGTGTGCGTGTTTGAAATGAAGGTCTGCTGCTCAGGTATATCCATTCTATAAAGAGGAATATGTATCTGACCAGTTGGTACAGACTGAGGATTCTGTCCCATGACCAAGTCTACGAGATCTGATTTTTCTCGGCACATCTCCATTGAAATTTCATGTAGCTGTAAGTAGTCACGTAATTCTTTTACTTTCAATTTCATCAGTTCTCCCCGGTGGAAGTCGGTAGTACGAAATCGCTGGCAAATATGGCATATTTTTGGGCTATTTTCAGAGTGGATTGAACAGGACGTACAAAAATTCTTCTTACAATCCACACATACATGCTGGAAAACAGGAAGTACAGTATTATTGGCAGCGTGCAACATTTAACACAGTAACTTAATTAACGAGCAGATTCTAGATTATTGCAGTTTCTTCTGAGATAAAAAGTTCTAAAATGCATCAGATCAATGTTGCCTCAAATTTTCCCATAATCACATACTACATAGCTGACCTCCTACATGACTGCTCATAATAAAATAGATGAAACCTTGTTTTAGATCAGACTTAGGAGCAAAAATTGGCAAtttagcctattgagtctgctgtatcattccatcatggctgatttattatccttttcaaccccattctcagccttttccttgtaacatttgatgccctgataaatcaagaacccatcaacctccaccttaaatatacccaatgacttggcctccatagccgtctgtggcaatcaattccacagattcaccaccctctggctaaagaaatttttcctcacctctgttctaaatgaatgtgcctcatttctgaggctatgccctctggtcttgaacttccccactataggaagcatcctctccacgttgACGCCAtccagatctttcaatattcgataggagAAGAATAAGATCTcctccccctcatttttctaaactccagtgagtacaggaccagagccatcaaatgttcttcatatgttaactctttcattctcgggatcattcttgtgagcctcctctgtactctctccaatgccagcacatccttctttAAGTAgctcaaaactgctgacaatactccgtgCGGCCTAACCAGTGCTTtaaaaaacctcagcattacatccctgcttttgtacTTTAGTTATTTTGTAAGCCTGTGGGGGAAAGACTCCCATGTTTATAGTAGAATCATCATCTATCACTTCCCAATGTAAATGGCAGGTTCAGAGACAAAAAAAGTTCTAAATTCAACTATTATGACTTCCCCGGGATAAATACATTTGAATTCAATAGTGATTTAAGTTATTAAATAACTATCCAGTTTTCTAAACTGCTGTCAACTCTGGGAATATTAACCTTTTGTTAAAAAAATTCCCACACTTGGCTTCAAGCAGCTATCAACAGGAGGCACTCCAAGAGATCTGAGGCATGGTTGACCACCAAATATCGATAACTGTTTATTATAGACTTCACATTTGGGGAACGGTGCCCCAAACCTCACTAACAAATCTATAACTTTCCAATAACATTTTTCTAGAATATTAACATTCACCATCCTTTTCACATTATACAAAACACCTGCACGTACAATTTTATTGTCCTCAAACTCTTTCTCATTTACTTACAAGAGGGTGCAGCTACCAAAGGTCAACATTTAATGGCCATTCTTAGTTGCTATTTAAATGCATTATTGAGAACTGTGATATTCAGTTTACAgagctgtacagcacagaaaagggccCAATGGCCACCACATCCATGATGATATTTTTGAACATCTACACTAATCACATTTGCTTGCATTAGGACCCTTGTGTTTTGCTAATTTAGGTGAGGTCCCAAAGGACTGAAGAATAGCCAAGGTTGTTCCTTTGTGtaaattacaggctggtgagcctcaCATCCGTGGTACAGAAACTATTGGACAATATTCTTAGGGATGGAATCAACCCTCATCTGGAAAAGCATGGATCTATTAGGGCTAGTCAGCATGGGTGTGAATAGGGGAAGGCACATCTTACAAattttaagtgtttttttttgagGTTGTGAGGCAATTTAGCCAGCTCACTTTGAATCCTATGTGTCTTAACCTTCTAGATCAGCCTACCAGTTTgatcaggacattgtcaatgcaTTAAAGTCTACTGTCTTGCCTTAATCCatctccattatcaccacctcaaACAACTCAGTTAATCAGTGTGACAGGATTTcccctgcacaaaaccatgcagACTGATATTAATTAGCTCCCATTTTTCCAAATATACAAAATATTCTCCTTTCAACTTTTCTACAGtaatttccttaccactgacacaagacTCACCGGCGTGTAATTGTCTAGCTTTTCCCTGCTGCCATCCTTAATAAAAAAAGATTAGCTATCCTCCAGACTTCTGAGGCCAATGAAGATATTTAAATCTCTGTCAGGGCCCCAACAATGTCTTCCCGTGCTTCCAATATCATTAGGTAGATATCATCCATACTTAGGGATTTATCAAACCTTATGCCAAACAAGACATAACACTTCCTCCTTCTTAATGCCCCATTTTCATGCTATCAACAAATCCCTCCCAGATCTTATtatcctccatgtcttcctccttggATGAGAAATATTATTTAGGACCTGACCCAGATTCCCTGACTCCACACAGATCATCCTTTTGGACCAAAAGGGGTTCCACTTACAGAAAGACGTGGGATCTTACAGGATATCggcttttaaattttttttctaaTGATGCTGAAAATAATGGCCCTGAAGATCATACATGATATGGATGATTATGGTCCCTACATTTACAAGATACCAATGAGGgcaattttaaaataaaagaCTTTATGTGTAATTTTAAACACATGACCCAACAAGTATTCTGCTGCCTTTAATATTACAACTCTGAATCAGGTAGAAACCTATTTAATTAGCACACAGTAAAGCTTTCCTGAGTGAGTAGCAACA
Encoded proteins:
- the rffl gene encoding E3 ubiquitin-protein ligase rififylin; protein product: MWASCCNWFCLDNQTMDEPEYNSRRQAYTNAGYNSQSSSPGLENTCRACGSQFENASRKHVCVDCKKNFCTSCSIHSENSPKICHICQRFRTTDFHRGELMKLKVKELRDYLQLHEISMEMCREKSDLVDLVMGQNPQSVPTGQIHIPLYRMDIPEQQTFISNTHTATVASTSHDAPPPYGAANPNNPRHSQEANLANAEVTADNQNETLAQAEENESDSEEVIVPGRHRASLSDLTCAEDVEALSVRQLKEILARNFVNYKGCCEKWELMERVTRLFNDQKDLQNQALEFKSQDGGTGTSALEENLCKICMDSPIDCVLLECGHMVTCTKCGKRMNECPICRQFVIRAVHVFRS